TTGTGAATGCTGACAACACAAAACTAAAGTCAGAGCCTAATCTAGGATCATTGTGTAAATTTTATTGAAGAGGTTAAATCAATATATGCCCTATACCACAGAAGATGGCGGAAGAGTTAATAATTTTGCCAATGAGCCTAAAGTTTATAAAGCTGAACCTCCTACCGATAGCGAAAAAAGAAACTATTTAATCCTTGGAGTTGTTTCTGCCCTCTTGGTTGCAGGGGGAATTGCGATCGCCTTTTACGCCTCCGCTAACGCTCCTGTGTCATAACTTGAGTTTGTAATCAAGTAAATGTCTCTGTGAATCTGGAAAAAACATAAACTACAACGATAAACGATAAGATGAAATAAGACAGTAATAATTCTTTACCATCATTAATAAAAATATGTTTTTATTTGGACTCGGAGACAAAAAATTAACCCTACCTAAACCAGAAGAAGCTCTCAAAGGTAGAGACAAAAAAATGCCTCTACCCTCCAAGCATTTCGTCAACGGCAACCCTTTCAAAACCGAATATCCTGCCCAGATGGAAAAAGCCCTATTCGGTATGGGTTGTTTTTGGGGTGCCGAGAGAAAATTTTGGCAACTAGAAACAGGAATTTACCTTACTGCCGTAGGTTATGCCGCAGGTTATACCCCCAACCCCACCTATGAAGAAGTCTGTAGCGGTTTGACAGGGCATAACGAAGTGGTATTGGTAGTTTATGATCCTCAAATCATTAGTTACGAAACCCTCCTCAAAGTATTTTGGGAAAATCATGACCCCACCCAAGGTATGCGTCAAGGTAACGACAAAGGCACTCAATACCGCTCAGGAATTTACACCTATTCCGCCGAACAAAAAGAACTTGCCCAAAAATCCAAACAACTTTATCAACAAGAATTAAACCAAGCAGGATACGGAGAAATCACTACCGAAATCCTTGACGCTCCAGAGTTTTACTTCGCCGAAGGCTACCATCAACAATACCTCGCTAAAAATCCTAACGGTTACTGTGGTTTAGGGGGTACAAAAATATCTTTCCCCGAAGTTTCCTTAATCAAAAATTAGCTTATAGGTAGTTCACAAATATCAACAATTGTGAACCTTTATCCAGAAAGAGATCTTTTTAAGTTAACCTGATAATAAACCGTTATTTTTCTTTGAAATAAATTCGAGGTCGTATGTCTGATCTAAATCGTGGCATCATGAAATTTGAAGGTGCTGACAAGCCTATTATCGTTGGCATTTCTGCCTTTCTCATACTCGGCAGTATCACCGCATTAATCATCTGGGCGCTAAATTCTGCCTATGCCATAATGTAATTCCATGGCGATAAATACAAGGGGGTTAAACCCCTTGTTAATTATTACCCTTAATCTCAATCCAGAAAACAATAAAAATAAAAAATTGTCCAATGGTTAATGATCAAAAAATTAATGATAAAGGGTTTTTGTAATTTTCAGTATCCGAAAAACTAAAACAAAATCATAGAGATTGATAGATAACAAAAGTGATTTTTTTCAAACCTAGTGAAATAGTTTGTTTAGATAATCAAAATAAATCATTATATTGTGAAATTATTGATGTTATAACGCAACAAAATAAATGCTGGGTACGCCCTCTTATGTTAGTTAATTTTACAGAACAAAACGAGTATGAAAGGGCTGTAAACAATATAGAAGATTTACGTTTCACATCGGATTTATTATGGAGTACCCAACATTTTCGCCCCGTATTTGATACTGAATATATTACCTTTTGTTGTCAATTACCTGAATTTGAATTTGACGATAAAAAGATATTAAATGCCAAAAAAATTCTCAGACATTTTATTCAGGATTTATGGCTATTTAATAGTAAATAGATTATAAAAATAAAACAATCTAAAAAAGGATAACTCTTTATTATCTCCCATACATTAGCTTAATGGGGCAACTTGTTTATATAATGTAACGCTATGATATAATCAACTAGGATATTTCAAAACCTTGAAAACATAGATATAGACAGAAAGTAATCATCAAGCCAAAGCTCAAAACTAAAAGTCTATAATCGTTGAAAATCAAGACTATGAACAATGTTGCAACTGGCTAGTCTGCAACAATTTTTTAACTCAATCACCTAAAAAAATAAAACAAAATTTAGGTAAAAAAACATAAGCTGTATATTTATAGATAAATTATGAAAAAGGACCTCGCTCGATATAGAAATATTGGGATTTTTGCCCACGTTGATGCTGGAAAAACCACTACTACAGAAAGAATCCTAAAATTAACTGGTAAAATTCATAAACTTGGCGAAGTACATGATGGTGCCGCTACCACCGACTTTATGGAACAGGAGCAGGAGCGAGGAATCACCATTCAATCCGCCGCTACAAGTTGTTTCTGGAAAGATCATCAGTTCAATATTATTGACACCCCCGGACACGTAGATTTTACCATCGAGGTATATCGTTCTCTTAAAGTATTAGATGGTGGTATTGGAGTATTCTGTGGCTCTGGTGGGGTTGAACCTCAGTCTGAAACCAACTGGCGTTATGCTAACGATTCTAAGGTTTCTCGTATCATTTATGTGAACAAATTAGACCGTACTGGGGCTGATTTTTATAGTGTTGTTAAGCAGGTAAAAGAAATTCTGGCGGCGACTCCTTTGGTAATGGTATTACCCATCGGTATTGAAACCGAATTTAAAGGGGTTGTGGATTTATTAACCCGTAAGGCTTGGATTTGGGATGATTCTGGGGATCCTATGAATTACACCATCGAGGATGTTCCTGCGGATATGGAAGAAGATGTAGAAATGTACCGTGAGCAGTTAATTGAGACTGCGGTGGAACAAGATGAAGCATTAATGGAAAAATATCTCGAAGGTGAAGAAATTTCCATCGAAGATATTAAGCGTTGTATCCGTAAAGGTACCCGTGATCTTGCTTTCTTCCCTACCTATTGCGGTTCTTCTTTCAAAAATAAAGGGGTGCAGTTAGTTTTAGATGCGGTGGTTGATTATTTACCTGCCCCTAATGAAGTTAATCCTCAGCCCATTGTAGATTTAGAAGGTAACGAAACTGGTGAATTTGCCAAAGTTGATGCTGATGAGCCTTTCAGAGCTTTAGCGTTCAAGATTATGGACGATCGCTACGGTGCGCTTACTTTTACTCGTATTTATTCTGGTATCCTCGAAAAGGGTACAACTGTATTAAATACTGCTACTGGTAAAACCGAGCGTGTGGGTAGAATTGTGGAAATGCACGCTAATGATCGTATTGAGATTGATCAAGCCCAAGCAGGGGACATTGTGGCGATCGTGGGTATGAAAAATATCCAAACTGGTCATACCATTTGTGATCCTAACAATCCCGCTACCCTTGAGCCTATGGTATTCCCTGAGCCTGTAATCTCCATTGCCATCAAACCTACCCAAAAAGGTGGTAATGAAAAAATGGGTATGGCTCTTAGTAAAATGGTTCAAGAAGATCCTTCTTTCTATGTGGAAACTGACCAAGAAAGCGGTGAAACCATTATTAAAGGGATGGGTGAATTACACCTTGATATTAAGGTGGACATCCTCAAACGTACCCATGGGGTAGAGGTAGAAGTTGGTAAACCTCAAGTGGCTTACCGTGAATCTATTACCAAGGTAATTAATGATAGTTATACCCACAAGAAACAGTCTGGTGGTTCTGGACAGTTTGGACGTATTGACTACACCATCGAACCGGGCGAACCTGGTACTGGATTCCAGTTTGAGTCTAAGGTGACAGGTGGTAATGTTCCCCGTGAATTTTGGCCTGCGGTTAATAAAGGTTTTGAAAGCAGTATCGAAAAAGGTGTGTTAGCTGGTTATCCTTGTGTGGATCTCAAGGTTACTTTAACTGATGGTGCTTTCCACCCTGTGGATTCTAGTGCGATCGCCTTTGAAATTGCAGCTAAAGCGGGTTATCGTCAATCTATTCCTAAAGCTGGGCCCCAAATCCTTGAGCCTATTATGAATGTGGACGTCTTCACCCCTGAAGATCACATCGGGGATGTAATCGGTGATCTTAACCGTCGTCGTGGTATGATCAAGTCTCAAAATACTACTCCTATGGGTGTAAGAATCAAGGCTGAAGCTCCTTTGAGTGAGATGTTTGGTTATATTGGTGATTTACGTACTATGACTTCTGGACGTGGTCAATTCTCCATGGAATTTTCTCATTATGCACCTTGTCCTAAGAATATCGCTGATGAGGTAATCAAGGAAGCTAAAGAGCGTGAATTGGCTTTGGCTAAATAATCAAAATTATTTTTAATTAAATAGTTTTTCTAGGGTGGGCATTGCCCACCTTTTTTGTGCCAAATAATCCTAATTTTGTTTCCTCAATTCTTGATCTTTGTGAGGTTGATAAAATTAGTATTATGGTTGGTAATTAATCTTAATAATAGTCTCTTAATTTTTGGAATATTCTCGTAATTATAGGTAAAATTAGGTTAAGTTAAGTAAAATTTTATCCTTGAATCAGCTGATTTTTGCTATAAATAAATCTATACTATTTATGGTAATTTTTATTTTTTATTGTTGTTTTTAGGTATTAAAAATGAATGATGAGCAGGATAACTTACAGTCTTTGAGTCGTATTCAAATTTTAGTTTTTATGGGGGTGACGGCGGTTATTTTTTTATTAATCGCCCAGATTTGGCATCGAGCAGGATCGATCGCCCTTATCCCTGTAGAATTTAATTTATCAGCTATCATTACAGGGATATTATTGGCCATGGGGGTACTATTAGCTAGTACCGTGTTAACCAAGTTTTGGACTCCCTACCGTCTCAGTGCCGAAAAATATCTCAATTTAATTGTCTCCCCCTTATTAATTCCCGATTTGATTTGGGTGGGTTTGTTACCGGGATTGAGTGAAGAGTTATTATTTCGGGGGGTGATGATTCCTGCCTTTGGTTATGGCTATGGGGCGATCGCCATTTCTAGTATTTTATTCGGTGTCTTACATCTAAGTGATACCCAAAACTGGCACTATGTCCTATGGGCGATCGTCATTGGCTTTGTTTTGGGCTATAGTGCCTATGCCACAGATAATCTCTTAGTACCTATTACCGCCCATATTTTGATTAATTTTAGCTCCAGCCTCATTTGGAAATTGAAGCAAAATAGAGAGTTACAATAGGGTATCAAATATAATTACAAATCAAGAATGCAACTACACCAATCCACCTGGCAAGAAGTCGAAACATATTTATCCCAGTCTAAAGGTATTATCATCCCCATCGGCTCCACCGAACAACATGGCCCCACAGGATTAATCGGTACTGATGCCATCTGTGCAGAAAAAGTTGCCCATGGTGTGGGTGAAGAAGCATCCGCCATGGTAGCCCCCACCATAAATGTCGGTATGGCATTACATCATACCGCCTTTCCTGGTACCATCAGCCTACGTCCTAGTACCATGATTGTGTATATAAAAGACTATCTAACTTCCCTAGCAAGGGCAGGATTTCAACGTTTCTTTTTCATTAATGGTCATGGGGGAAATATTGCCACCCTCAAAGCCACTTTTTCCGAATGTTATGATCACTTTGCCACTCTGAACATTCCTGAACAGGAAAAGATAAAATGTACCGTGGCTAATTGGTTTATGATCCGAGATGTGTATATGTTAGCCAAAGAGTTGTACGGTGATCAAGAAGGTTCCCATGCTACCCCCTCAGAGGTGGCTTTAACCCAGTTTGTTTACCCTGAGATGATCAAAACCGCCCCCCTAGAAAAAGAGGTGGCAAAAGGACATCCTATTTATGGAGCGAGTAACTTTCGCAGGTGCTACCCTGATGGTAGAATGGGATCAAATCCCAGTTTAGCGACACCAGAACATGGTCAAAGATTTTATGAGTTGGCGGTTAAAAATTTAACTCAAAGTTATCTGGAATTTATTAGTTAAACGGGTTAAGGTACGTTAATTTTTTAGATTTAAGTATAAATGAAATCATATTTGGCGGCGGCAGTTTGCATGACAAGCACTCCTGATGTGGAGGCAAATCTCAATCAGGCAGAGGAATTAATTGAGTTGGCGGTTAATCAGGGGGCAAAATTGATTGGTTTGCCCGAAAATTTCTCTTTTTTAGGTAGAGATGAGGATAAAATTGCCCAAGTGGAAACTATTGCCACCAAAAGCGAAAAGTTTTTGATTCGTATGGCACAACGTTTTCAAGTTACTATCCTTGGCGGAGGTTTTCCTACTCCCCTCAAGGGCGATCGCACCAAGGCTTATAATACTGCTATGCTGGTGGATGCCAATGGCATGGAATTAGCTCGTTATAACAAAGTCCATCTATTTGATGTTAATGTACCTGACGGGAACAATTATCAAGAATCGAAAACCGTTATGGCAGGGGATGCCTTACCCCCTGTATATGACGGAAAAGACTTAGGAAAAATAGGGCTTTCCATCTGTTATGATGTTCGCTTTCCCGAAGTATTTCGCCATCTTTCCCGTCAGGGTGCCGAAGTAATGTTTATTCCTGCCGCCTTTACCGCTTATACTGGCAAGGATCATTGGCAAGTTTTATTACAGGCAAGAGCCATCGAAAATACTTGTTATGTGGTGGCGCCAGCGCAAACGGGAAATCATTATGCTCGTCGTTGTAGCCATGGTCATGCGGTGGTAGTAGACCCTTGGGGTGGTATCATTGCCAGTACAGGCTCTCAAATTGGAGTTGCCATTGGAGAAATTAATCCCCAACGTCTTCAACAGGTACGTTTACAAATGCCTAGTTTACAACATCGGGTTTTTAATTAGGGTAAATATTGGGTGTTAGGTTTAAGGGTTAAATAACCTGAGTTCGGGATAACATTTTCTAGTTAAGGCAGGCAATAGGGAATAGGCAATGGGCAATAGTGAAGTGAATATTTTTCACCATTTCTAGGTGTTATTTAGCAATTTAAAAACCGCCGTAAACTTTTCACCGTCAAGGCTGACACTAAACAATACTCATAATTATTATCCCGAATTGAGGTTAAATAGGATTTGTTCAAAATTATTACCCATTGCCAAAAGTAGTTTTGAACCATGGTAAAATGTATTTTAGGATCATAAAAATTACCATCATTGATAACATAAAAAAGCCCATGAGGAGAGGATAAAAATTGATTGTCCACAGGGTAACTAATGTTATTCCTAAAAAAGCTCCCAATAATTCCCCGATTCTTTTCTTTATTCCCCAAGGGATTATATTAATTTGATTATTCTTAGTTGTGATTTTAATTCTTGCAAAACTGTTAAACCATACTTGGCTTAACAATACTATTATTGATCCTAGATTCAGGGCAAAAAAACAATAATAAAATCCTACCAACTCAAGGGCGATCGTTATCCATAAAACGTTAAAATAAAAAGAAAGACGATAATTATTACACTGTGTTTTAGCTAAAAAATAATCAGTTAAATCCACAATTGCCATGCGACATTGTTCCATACAAAAAAGCATCAACCCCAAACAAAGAAGACGATAAGATAAATCTCTCCCCTCAAACAACCTTATCGCTAAACCTGAAAAAGCTGGAAAAAAAAGGAAGAAAATAGTAACTTTAATTAATAAGACTTGCACCAACTAAAAGATAAAATACTCGTTAAACAGCATCTAATCTATCATAGGTAATATCAAAAATGAACTTAGATACTATCATCCATAGTCCACCTGCAGGGCAAGAAACTAAATATATTTTTGTCCTCCTTCATGGCTGGGGGGCAAATTATCATGATTTATCCTCCCTACCTCCACTCCTAGACTTACCCCATTGTCAATACATTTTTCCCAATGCCCCCTATGCCCATCCTCAAGTACCAGAAGGAAAAGCATGGTATGCCCTTGAAAACAACAATCATGGCATCAAAGAAAGTGTAGATACTTTTTATCGTTGGTTACTTACCCTCGAAGATACAACCAATATACCCCTAAATAAAACCATTGTGGGTGGTTTTTCCCAAGGAGGTGCCATGAGTTTAGATGTTGGTTTACAGTTACCCGTTGCAGGAGTATGCAGTCTCAGTGGATATTTACACTTTGAACCCAAAGCTGACAGAAACCCTTTTCCACCCACCTTAATGTGTCATGGTACAAATGACCCTATTGTTCCCATTCAAGGGGCAAGAGATGCTAAACAAAAATTGGAAGGGGTGGGAGTAAATGTGACTTATAAAGAATATGACATGGCCCATGAGATTATTCCTTTAGAAATCAATGTAATTCGTGATTTTGTTTTAAAACAGATTAATCAATAATTATAAAAAATTGGTCTTATGTATTTAACAAATAAAGATGAAATTCAAGATATTATTCTTGATTTGAAAGAGGCAGAGATACTCTGGGTTGACACAGAAGTTGCTGATTATAAAACCAAAAATCCTCGATTGTCATTAATTCAAGTTTTAGCTTACCCTAATAATGTGGATGGTAGCAGAACATATATTTTTGATGTGTTAAATAAACCTGAGATAACTGATTTTTTTATTGAGCATATTATGAGTAATAAGGGTATTAGAAAAGTATTTCATAATGCCCAATATGATCTGAGATTTTTAGGAAAAAGGGAAGCAAAAAATATTTTTTGTACCTTTGAATTAGCCAAGAGTATTCCCCATCATATTTTACCCGTTAAAAGTAAATCTTTGAAAAAATTAACCGAATATTTTACTGATTTTCAAGATATTGATAAAGACGAACAGGGCGGAGATTGGGGAATCAGACCATTAACTCAAAATCAGATCAAGTATGCTCAGATGGATTGTGTTTATTTAGCCCAAGTTTATAAATATTTATCAGTATTGAATGACACCATGCAAGAGGAAAATAATAGTTTGGAGAGTTTATCTCAAAGGTATAAAGAATTAGAGGAACAATGGTTATTATTAAATTCAGAAATTGAGTATTTAAAGGATAAAATTAAACAAATAATGATTGAAGAGAATATAGAAAAAAGTGATTTGTTTCGGTTATCACGGGTAGAAAGAAATACTGTTAGAACTAATTTACAGGATTTAGTTCATTTAGTGGAAGAAAAGGAAAATGAATTAAATTTTTCCATTAAGTTAACTAATGACATTAAAAAAATTTTAGGTCAGAATTTAGATTATTTAAATACGGAGGTGGAGACAAGTGTTTTTTATACTTTAAAAACTATCGATTAAAAAATTGTCTAATAAATGAGTCAGATAGGTTATGAGATATTTAAATAAATTGGCTCTGTTGAATAACTTAAAATGGTTATAGAATAAACTATTAACATCATGTCTATTCTTAATCGAAATAAACCATTTTTTACTTACCCATTATCAATTATTTTCTGTGGCTAAAATAAAAGGAATCAAAACAAAGTATAAAAAACAGTGGCAAGGGCAACTAGAGGAGTATATCACCGCCCTAGATTGGTCTATAAATGGAGATTTGGCGATCGCCTCTGCGGGGGGAGAAGTAACCCTCAAATGGTCACATAACGACCATACAGCAAACCTTTTAACCCCTTCTGATACTAATTGTCAACCCGTAGATTGCCTAGGTTTTTCTAGTCAAGGAAATTTTCTGGCCGTGGGTGCCGAGGATGGAAAATTAAGAATTTGGCAAATAATTCCCGAACTTAGTTTAAAAGAAACCCTTGATTTTCCCAAACAATGGTTAGAACATTTACACTGGCATCCCCATCAAGCCCTTGTCGCTTTTAGTTTTGGTCATTATGTCCAAGTATGGAATGCGGAAGATAACCAAGTTATTACCACCCTACCCCTCAACTCATCAGTATTGGATTTACAGTGGCATCCCTCTGGGGAATATCTTGCCGTGGCAATTAATGGAGGGATGTGTATTTGGACGGTAGAAAATTGGGATGATGATCCTTTTTTTGCAGAAATGGATGGTGCTTGTAATAAAATTTCTTGGTCTGGGGATGGTAATTATTTGGCTGGAAATTGTTTTGATAATAGTGTTTGGTTGTGGTGTTGGGAAAATTTGGAAACTTGGCATTTATCAGGTTTTGGCGGGAAAATTCGCAGTCTCAGTTGGTCAACTTCCCCTGCTGATTTCGCTCCCTTATTAGCCATTTCTTGTTTTAATGCGATTATTCTTTGGAAAAAAGCCGAAAATGATAGTGATGGTTGGGCATCTTTACCTTTACAAGCCCATAATGGCATTGTGGAAAATGTTATCTTTCATCCTCAAAATCTGTCTTTTGTTTCTGCTGATGATGAGGGGGTTTTATTTTTCTGGAGTCAAGAGAGGGGAATTGAACAACGATTTATTGAAGAAAATGACGGTTTTAGCTCGATGGCATGGTTACATGATGGTAGTAAATTAGTAGCAGGGGGAGAAAACGGGAAAGTAACTGTCTGGCAAAGGGTGGAGGAAAAAAAAGGTAAAGGTTTTGCCTGATCAGAAATGGACAAAATGAAGATAATCAAAAGTATGGTGAAAAGCAAAATATAGAATTAATGGCAAAAGTAAAACTAGATAACATCACCCGTAAAATTAACCAAACTACCATCGTTGAAAATATTAGTTTTGAAATTCCTGATGGAGAGTTATGGGTATTGGTAGGGCCTTCTGGATGTGGTAAATCTACTATATTAAGGTGTATTTCGGGTTTGGAAAGTATTAGTCAGGGCAACTTATATTTTGATGATGTGGTTGTTAATCAAATTCCTGCCAGACAAAGGGATGTGGCAATGGTATTCCAAAATTATGCCCTCTATCCTCATCTTACGGTGGCTCAAAACTTGGGTTTTGGTCTGAAAATGCGTAAGGTTAACCCTTCTGTTATTGAGGAGAAAGTTAATTTTGTTTCCCAAATTCTGAATATTAATCATCTTTTGTATCGTAAACCCAAACAACTTTCTGGAGGACAACAACAACGGGTTGCTTTGGGTAGGGCAATTATTCGACAACCCCAAGTATTTTTACTTGATGAACCATTATCGAATCTTGATGCTAAATTAAGGGAACAAACTCGCACAGAGTTAAAAAAACTCCATCATCAGGTGGGTATTACTACTATCTATGTTACCCATGATCAAGTAGAAGCTATGACTTTGGGCGATCGCATTGTAGTATTAGACAAAGGTATCGTACAACAAATAGGCAGTCCCAACGAAATATATAATTCTCCTGCCAATCGCATGGTCGCTACTTTTTTGGGAAGTCCTCCCATGAATATTATTCCTGTTTCCTATGTCCAAGGGAGATGGTTTATTTCTGACACGGAATATCTCACTCTAGCATCTAATATCAGCGAAAAGTTGCCTTTAAATCAGAAAAAAAATTGGGATCTTGGTATTCGTCCAGAATTTATTACTATTAATAACCAGGACAATATCAATAATAGTCTTAAAGTGATTATTGATATTATTGAGCCTTTAGGAAAAGAAATGTTAGTTAGAGGTACTATTTTAAACAGTAATATTCCTCTTACTTTTGAGTTACCGATTAACCATCCCATTAATAATAATGATATTGTTTCTGTTCAATTGGATGAAAACAAAATTTTCTTTTTTGATACCATCACAGGAGCCAGAATTAATTAACATTTCGTCTTTTGTAAATTTCTATAACAAAAAGGCTTTTGGGCTTGGCTTATAGGCTCTCAGATGGTATACTTATTTTATAATGGGAACATACTCTTTTAAAAGTAAAAATACACGGATTTCCATTATATAAAATACATTTTTATTATCCCTGTTCTTAGGGTAAAAGTCAAGAAAAAAACGGATTTTTGATACAATTTTTAACAAAAAAAATAATCCTAGTCAGTTTGGCAAATAATTTGCCTTTGGCGATCAAATAAAATGACTTTTATTTCAGTCTTAAAGGTGGAATGCTTGGCAATATATTCCTGAGACTTCCTTTTGATTCTTTCTCCCATAAATTGATAAATTTGCTCTACCCAATGAGTATTATTTTCACTGTCAAAATCTCTCAATATTTCCAAAGCTGATTCTGTAGTAGAAGCCTCAAATATCTTTTTAATAATTGCTTGTGGTAAACCAAGGTAAGAGGCGATCGCACTTAAAATTTCCAAACGACCATCCGCCAAATGATGATGGGTATGGAAAATCCCCCCTGCCAACTTAACCAACTTGCCATGATAACCAAGGATAGTAATAGACTTAACCCCTACGGTAGACGCATTAACCAACATCGAACCCAACCAATTAGCAGTTTTCACCAATTGACCAGATTCAAAACCCATTTTCAGAGCTAAATCTAAACCATTCTCCCCGATACAAAAAATTAGATGATCAAACTCCCTCGCCTTTGTTACCAACTCCTGCTGATATAAATCCAATTGTGCCTTACTCGTCAGGGGTTGAGAAATGCCTGTCGTGCCTAATAAAGAAAGCCCATCCACCACCCCAAAGGCTTCGTTAGAAGTTCTTTGAGCCAGAATTTTTCCCTCGGGTAAAATGATTTTAACCTCTACTATGGCTGAACTTTTGAGATTATTTAAAATATTACATTCTAACAACTTTTGAGCATAGCTATAAATGGCAGATTTGTTGTTTTGTTTGACTATTTTTCCAACCCCTTCCCCTCCTTCAATAATTAACTTTGTCTCCGAATGGGGAGTTAATTTAACGGTTGCCCAAATAGGAGTATTTTTAGTAAGATCAAGGTTTTCCCCCGGATCAGATCTGGTAATTGCTAAGGCTTGACTTTTACCTATTAAGGCTACTTGTTCGATGGTAATTAAAGCTGTTTCTGGAGGAGTTATTAATTCAACTTCTACCTGATTTGGATTAATGTTTTCTTGTAAATAATGAAGACAGGCAACGACGGAAGCAGTGGCAAAAACTGGTAATGTATATCCACTATTAAGCATTTTATTTTTTTTGTTCAAATATTGATAAGATAAAAGTTAGGCAGTGCTGAAAAAGTAAAATCGTAATGTTAGCAAAAAGAATATTA
The sequence above is a segment of the Cyanobacterium stanieri PCC 7202 genome. Coding sequences within it:
- a CDS encoding carbohydrate ABC transporter ATP-binding protein, CUT1 family (PFAM: ABC transporter~COGs: COG3839 ABC-type sugar transport systems ATPase components~InterPro IPR003593:IPR003439:IPR013611:IPR017871~KEGG: ava:Ava_4829 ABC transporter-like~PFAM: ABC transporter related; Transport-associated OB domain-containing protein~SMART: AAA ATPase~SPTR: Sugar ABC transportor, ATP-binding protein), which translates into the protein MAKVKLDNITRKINQTTIVENISFEIPDGELWVLVGPSGCGKSTILRCISGLESISQGNLYFDDVVVNQIPARQRDVAMVFQNYALYPHLTVAQNLGFGLKMRKVNPSVIEEKVNFVSQILNINHLLYRKPKQLSGGQQQRVALGRAIIRQPQVFLLDEPLSNLDAKLREQTRTELKKLHHQVGITTIYVTHDQVEAMTLGDRIVVLDKGIVQQIGSPNEIYNSPANRMVATFLGSPPMNIIPVSYVQGRWFISDTEYLTLASNISEKLPLNQKKNWDLGIRPEFITINNQDNINNSLKVIIDIIEPLGKEMLVRGTILNSNIPLTFELPINHPINNNDIVSVQLDENKIFFFDTITGARIN
- a CDS encoding cobalamin biosynthesis protein CbiD (PFAM: CbiD~TIGRFAM: cobalamin biosynthesis protein CbiD~COGs: COG1903 Cobalamin biosynthesis protein CbiD~InterPro IPR002748~KEGG: cyp:PCC8801_2363 cobalt-precorrin-6A synthase~PFAM: cobalamin (vitamin B12) biosynthesis CbiD protein~SPTR: Putative cobalt-precorrin-6A synthase [deacetylating];~TIGRFAM: cobalamin biosynthesis protein CbiD), with product MLNSGYTLPVFATASVVACLHYLQENINPNQVEVELITPPETALITIEQVALIGKSQALAITRSDPGENLDLTKNTPIWATVKLTPHSETKLIIEGGEGVGKIVKQNNKSAIYSYAQKLLECNILNNLKSSAIVEVKIILPEGKILAQRTSNEAFGVVDGLSLLGTTGISQPLTSKAQLDLYQQELVTKAREFDHLIFCIGENGLDLALKMGFESGQLVKTANWLGSMLVNASTVGVKSITILGYHGKLVKLAGGIFHTHHHLADGRLEILSAIASYLGLPQAIIKKIFEASTTESALEILRDFDSENNTHWVEQIYQFMGERIKRKSQEYIAKHSTFKTEIKVILFDRQRQIICQTD